A stretch of the Elephas maximus indicus isolate mEleMax1 chromosome 3, mEleMax1 primary haplotype, whole genome shotgun sequence genome encodes the following:
- the MIDN gene encoding midnolin isoform X3 has protein sequence MEPQPGGARSCRRGAPGGACELGSAAEAAPMSLAIHSTTGTRYELSVPPDETVDGLRKRLSQRLKVPKERLALLHKDTRLSSGKLQEFGVGDGSKLTLVPTVEAGLMSQASRPEQSVMQALESLTETQRPWHRQGPQSPERGGERPQVSDFLSGRSPLTLALRVGDHMMFVQLQLAAQHAPLQHRHVLATAAAARGDPNATTPVTSPCRPVSSAARVPPVPSSPAPVSPSPVTAGSFRSHAASTTCPKQMDCSPPASGSASSTSTPGGSPAPRPRKPGAVIESFVNHAPGVFSGTFSGTLHPNCQDSSGRPRRDIGTILQILNDLLSATRHYQGMPPSLTQLRCHAQCAPAATPAPDLAPKSTSCEKLPATPPASLLQGQSQIRMCKPPGACAPGDRLRQTENRATRCKVERLQLLLQQKRLRRKARRDARGPYHWPPSRKAGRSDSSGGSGGSSPSEAAGLGLDFEDSVWKPEVNPDIKSEFVVA, from the exons ATGGAGCCGCAGCCCGGCGGCGCGCGGAGCTGCCGGCGCGGGGCCCCCGGCGGCGCCTGCGAGCTGGGCTCGGCGGCTGAGGCGGCGCCCATGAGCTTGGCCATCCACAGCACGACGGGCACCCGCTACGAGCTGTCGGTGCCGCCTGACGAGACGGTAGACGGGCTGCGCAAGCGGCTGTCCCAGCGCCTCAAAGtgcccaaggagcgcctggcgctgCTCCACAAAGACAC cCGGCTCAGTTCGGGGAAGCTGCAGGAGTTTGGCGTGGGGGATGGCAGCAAGCTGACGTTGGTGCCCACGGTGGAGGCTGGCCTCATG TCCCAGGCCTCACGACCGGAACAGTCGGTGATGCAGGCCCTGGAGAGCTTGACCGAGACCCAG CGTCCGTGGCACCGACAGGGACCCCAGAGCCCAGAGAGGGGCGGCGAGAGGCCCCAG GTCAGTGACTTCCTGTCTGGTCGCTCTCCGCTGACCCTGGCGCTGCGCGTAGGTGATCACATGATGTTCGTCCAGCTGCAGCTTGCCGCCCAGCACGCTCCTCTGCAGCATCGGCATGTGTTAGCCACAGCCGCTGCAGCCCGCGGAGACCCCAACGCAACCACCCCTGTGACCTCACCTTGCCGGCCCGTGTCCAGCGCTGCCCGTGTCCCCCCAGTGCCCAGCAGTCCTGCCCCTGTGTCCCCCTCACCAGTGACAGCCGGCTCCTTTCGATCCCATGCAGCTTCTACCACCTGTCCCAAG CAGATGGACTGTTCCCCCCCTGCCAGCGGCAGTGCCAGCAGCACATCCACCCCTGGGGGcagccccgccccccgcccccgcaagcCTGGCGCTGTTATCGAAAGCTTCGTGAACCACGCCCCAGGGGTCTTCTCAGGGACCTTCTCTG GCACGCTGCACCCCAATTGTCAGGACAGCAGCGGGCGGCCGCGACGTGACATCGGCACCATCCTGCAGATCCTCAACGACCTCCTGAGCGCCACACGGCACTACCAGGGCATGCCCCCATCACTGACCCAGCTGCGCTGTCACGCCCAGTGTGCACCCGCTGCCACGCCGGCCCCCGACCTCGCCCCCAAGTCTACCTCCTGCGAGAAGCTGCCAGCCACGCCCCCAGCCTCACTGCTGCAGGGCCAGAGCCAAATCCGTATGTGCAAGCCGCCGGGTGCGTGTGCACCGG GTGACCGGCTGCGGCAGACGGAGAACCGGGCCACCCGCTGCAAGGTAGAGCGTCTGCAGCTGCTGCTCCAGCAGAAGCGGCTCCGCCGGAAGGCCCGGCGCGACGCCCGGGGCCCCTACCACTGGCCGCCCAGCCGCAAGGCCGGCCGCAGCGACAGCAGCGGTGGCAGCGGCGGCAGCAGCCCCAGCGAGGCCGCAGGCCTGGGCCTCGACTTTGAGGACTCCGTCTGGAAGCCGGAAGTGAACCCCGACATCAAGTCCGAGTTCGTAGTGGCTTAG
- the MIDN gene encoding midnolin isoform X2, translated as MEPQPGGARSCRRGAPGGACELGSAAEAAPMSLAIHSTTGTRYELSVPPDETVDGLRKRLSQRLKVPKERLALLHKDTRLSSGKLQEFGVGDGSKLTLVPTVEAGLMSQASRPEQSVMQALESLTETQPHAAPGPGRAGGGGFRKYRFILFKRPWHRQGPQSPERGGERPQVSDFLSGRSPLTLALRVGDHMMFVQLQLAAQHAPLQHRHVLATAAAARGDPNATTPVTSPCRPVSSAARVPPVPSSPAPVSPSPVTAGSFRSHAASTTCPKMDCSPPASGSASSTSTPGGSPAPRPRKPGAVIESFVNHAPGVFSGTFSGTLHPNCQDSSGRPRRDIGTILQILNDLLSATRHYQGMPPSLTQLRCHAQCAPAATPAPDLAPKSTSCEKLPATPPASLLQGQSQIRMCKPPGACAPGDRLRQTENRATRCKVERLQLLLQQKRLRRKARRDARGPYHWPPSRKAGRSDSSGGSGGSSPSEAAGLGLDFEDSVWKPEVNPDIKSEFVVA; from the exons ATGGAGCCGCAGCCCGGCGGCGCGCGGAGCTGCCGGCGCGGGGCCCCCGGCGGCGCCTGCGAGCTGGGCTCGGCGGCTGAGGCGGCGCCCATGAGCTTGGCCATCCACAGCACGACGGGCACCCGCTACGAGCTGTCGGTGCCGCCTGACGAGACGGTAGACGGGCTGCGCAAGCGGCTGTCCCAGCGCCTCAAAGtgcccaaggagcgcctggcgctgCTCCACAAAGACAC cCGGCTCAGTTCGGGGAAGCTGCAGGAGTTTGGCGTGGGGGATGGCAGCAAGCTGACGTTGGTGCCCACGGTGGAGGCTGGCCTCATG TCCCAGGCCTCACGACCGGAACAGTCGGTGATGCAGGCCCTGGAGAGCTTGACCGAGACCCAG CCCCATGCGGCACCCGGGCCGGGCCGGGCTGGCGGAGGCGGCTTCCGGAAATATCGATTCATTTTATTTAAGCGTCCGTGGCACCGACAGGGACCCCAGAGCCCAGAGAGGGGCGGCGAGAGGCCCCAG GTCAGTGACTTCCTGTCTGGTCGCTCTCCGCTGACCCTGGCGCTGCGCGTAGGTGATCACATGATGTTCGTCCAGCTGCAGCTTGCCGCCCAGCACGCTCCTCTGCAGCATCGGCATGTGTTAGCCACAGCCGCTGCAGCCCGCGGAGACCCCAACGCAACCACCCCTGTGACCTCACCTTGCCGGCCCGTGTCCAGCGCTGCCCGTGTCCCCCCAGTGCCCAGCAGTCCTGCCCCTGTGTCCCCCTCACCAGTGACAGCCGGCTCCTTTCGATCCCATGCAGCTTCTACCACCTGTCCCAAG ATGGACTGTTCCCCCCCTGCCAGCGGCAGTGCCAGCAGCACATCCACCCCTGGGGGcagccccgccccccgcccccgcaagcCTGGCGCTGTTATCGAAAGCTTCGTGAACCACGCCCCAGGGGTCTTCTCAGGGACCTTCTCTG GCACGCTGCACCCCAATTGTCAGGACAGCAGCGGGCGGCCGCGACGTGACATCGGCACCATCCTGCAGATCCTCAACGACCTCCTGAGCGCCACACGGCACTACCAGGGCATGCCCCCATCACTGACCCAGCTGCGCTGTCACGCCCAGTGTGCACCCGCTGCCACGCCGGCCCCCGACCTCGCCCCCAAGTCTACCTCCTGCGAGAAGCTGCCAGCCACGCCCCCAGCCTCACTGCTGCAGGGCCAGAGCCAAATCCGTATGTGCAAGCCGCCGGGTGCGTGTGCACCGG GTGACCGGCTGCGGCAGACGGAGAACCGGGCCACCCGCTGCAAGGTAGAGCGTCTGCAGCTGCTGCTCCAGCAGAAGCGGCTCCGCCGGAAGGCCCGGCGCGACGCCCGGGGCCCCTACCACTGGCCGCCCAGCCGCAAGGCCGGCCGCAGCGACAGCAGCGGTGGCAGCGGCGGCAGCAGCCCCAGCGAGGCCGCAGGCCTGGGCCTCGACTTTGAGGACTCCGTCTGGAAGCCGGAAGTGAACCCCGACATCAAGTCCGAGTTCGTAGTGGCTTAG
- the MIDN gene encoding midnolin isoform X4, whose amino-acid sequence MEPQPGGARSCRRGAPGGACELGSAAEAAPMSLAIHSTTGTRYELSVPPDETVDGLRKRLSQRLKVPKERLALLHKDTRLSSGKLQEFGVGDGSKLTLVPTVEAGLMSQASRPEQSVMQALESLTETQVSDFLSGRSPLTLALRVGDHMMFVQLQLAAQHAPLQHRHVLATAAAARGDPNATTPVTSPCRPVSSAARVPPVPSSPAPVSPSPVTAGSFRSHAASTTCPKQMDCSPPASGSASSTSTPGGSPAPRPRKPGAVIESFVNHAPGVFSGTFSGTLHPNCQDSSGRPRRDIGTILQILNDLLSATRHYQGMPPSLTQLRCHAQCAPAATPAPDLAPKSTSCEKLPATPPASLLQGQSQIRMCKPPGACAPGDRLRQTENRATRCKVERLQLLLQQKRLRRKARRDARGPYHWPPSRKAGRSDSSGGSGGSSPSEAAGLGLDFEDSVWKPEVNPDIKSEFVVA is encoded by the exons ATGGAGCCGCAGCCCGGCGGCGCGCGGAGCTGCCGGCGCGGGGCCCCCGGCGGCGCCTGCGAGCTGGGCTCGGCGGCTGAGGCGGCGCCCATGAGCTTGGCCATCCACAGCACGACGGGCACCCGCTACGAGCTGTCGGTGCCGCCTGACGAGACGGTAGACGGGCTGCGCAAGCGGCTGTCCCAGCGCCTCAAAGtgcccaaggagcgcctggcgctgCTCCACAAAGACAC cCGGCTCAGTTCGGGGAAGCTGCAGGAGTTTGGCGTGGGGGATGGCAGCAAGCTGACGTTGGTGCCCACGGTGGAGGCTGGCCTCATG TCCCAGGCCTCACGACCGGAACAGTCGGTGATGCAGGCCCTGGAGAGCTTGACCGAGACCCAG GTCAGTGACTTCCTGTCTGGTCGCTCTCCGCTGACCCTGGCGCTGCGCGTAGGTGATCACATGATGTTCGTCCAGCTGCAGCTTGCCGCCCAGCACGCTCCTCTGCAGCATCGGCATGTGTTAGCCACAGCCGCTGCAGCCCGCGGAGACCCCAACGCAACCACCCCTGTGACCTCACCTTGCCGGCCCGTGTCCAGCGCTGCCCGTGTCCCCCCAGTGCCCAGCAGTCCTGCCCCTGTGTCCCCCTCACCAGTGACAGCCGGCTCCTTTCGATCCCATGCAGCTTCTACCACCTGTCCCAAG CAGATGGACTGTTCCCCCCCTGCCAGCGGCAGTGCCAGCAGCACATCCACCCCTGGGGGcagccccgccccccgcccccgcaagcCTGGCGCTGTTATCGAAAGCTTCGTGAACCACGCCCCAGGGGTCTTCTCAGGGACCTTCTCTG GCACGCTGCACCCCAATTGTCAGGACAGCAGCGGGCGGCCGCGACGTGACATCGGCACCATCCTGCAGATCCTCAACGACCTCCTGAGCGCCACACGGCACTACCAGGGCATGCCCCCATCACTGACCCAGCTGCGCTGTCACGCCCAGTGTGCACCCGCTGCCACGCCGGCCCCCGACCTCGCCCCCAAGTCTACCTCCTGCGAGAAGCTGCCAGCCACGCCCCCAGCCTCACTGCTGCAGGGCCAGAGCCAAATCCGTATGTGCAAGCCGCCGGGTGCGTGTGCACCGG GTGACCGGCTGCGGCAGACGGAGAACCGGGCCACCCGCTGCAAGGTAGAGCGTCTGCAGCTGCTGCTCCAGCAGAAGCGGCTCCGCCGGAAGGCCCGGCGCGACGCCCGGGGCCCCTACCACTGGCCGCCCAGCCGCAAGGCCGGCCGCAGCGACAGCAGCGGTGGCAGCGGCGGCAGCAGCCCCAGCGAGGCCGCAGGCCTGGGCCTCGACTTTGAGGACTCCGTCTGGAAGCCGGAAGTGAACCCCGACATCAAGTCCGAGTTCGTAGTGGCTTAG
- the MIDN gene encoding midnolin isoform X1 yields MEPQPGGARSCRRGAPGGACELGSAAEAAPMSLAIHSTTGTRYELSVPPDETVDGLRKRLSQRLKVPKERLALLHKDTRLSSGKLQEFGVGDGSKLTLVPTVEAGLMSQASRPEQSVMQALESLTETQPHAAPGPGRAGGGGFRKYRFILFKRPWHRQGPQSPERGGERPQVSDFLSGRSPLTLALRVGDHMMFVQLQLAAQHAPLQHRHVLATAAAARGDPNATTPVTSPCRPVSSAARVPPVPSSPAPVSPSPVTAGSFRSHAASTTCPKQMDCSPPASGSASSTSTPGGSPAPRPRKPGAVIESFVNHAPGVFSGTFSGTLHPNCQDSSGRPRRDIGTILQILNDLLSATRHYQGMPPSLTQLRCHAQCAPAATPAPDLAPKSTSCEKLPATPPASLLQGQSQIRMCKPPGACAPGDRLRQTENRATRCKVERLQLLLQQKRLRRKARRDARGPYHWPPSRKAGRSDSSGGSGGSSPSEAAGLGLDFEDSVWKPEVNPDIKSEFVVA; encoded by the exons ATGGAGCCGCAGCCCGGCGGCGCGCGGAGCTGCCGGCGCGGGGCCCCCGGCGGCGCCTGCGAGCTGGGCTCGGCGGCTGAGGCGGCGCCCATGAGCTTGGCCATCCACAGCACGACGGGCACCCGCTACGAGCTGTCGGTGCCGCCTGACGAGACGGTAGACGGGCTGCGCAAGCGGCTGTCCCAGCGCCTCAAAGtgcccaaggagcgcctggcgctgCTCCACAAAGACAC cCGGCTCAGTTCGGGGAAGCTGCAGGAGTTTGGCGTGGGGGATGGCAGCAAGCTGACGTTGGTGCCCACGGTGGAGGCTGGCCTCATG TCCCAGGCCTCACGACCGGAACAGTCGGTGATGCAGGCCCTGGAGAGCTTGACCGAGACCCAG CCCCATGCGGCACCCGGGCCGGGCCGGGCTGGCGGAGGCGGCTTCCGGAAATATCGATTCATTTTATTTAAGCGTCCGTGGCACCGACAGGGACCCCAGAGCCCAGAGAGGGGCGGCGAGAGGCCCCAG GTCAGTGACTTCCTGTCTGGTCGCTCTCCGCTGACCCTGGCGCTGCGCGTAGGTGATCACATGATGTTCGTCCAGCTGCAGCTTGCCGCCCAGCACGCTCCTCTGCAGCATCGGCATGTGTTAGCCACAGCCGCTGCAGCCCGCGGAGACCCCAACGCAACCACCCCTGTGACCTCACCTTGCCGGCCCGTGTCCAGCGCTGCCCGTGTCCCCCCAGTGCCCAGCAGTCCTGCCCCTGTGTCCCCCTCACCAGTGACAGCCGGCTCCTTTCGATCCCATGCAGCTTCTACCACCTGTCCCAAG CAGATGGACTGTTCCCCCCCTGCCAGCGGCAGTGCCAGCAGCACATCCACCCCTGGGGGcagccccgccccccgcccccgcaagcCTGGCGCTGTTATCGAAAGCTTCGTGAACCACGCCCCAGGGGTCTTCTCAGGGACCTTCTCTG GCACGCTGCACCCCAATTGTCAGGACAGCAGCGGGCGGCCGCGACGTGACATCGGCACCATCCTGCAGATCCTCAACGACCTCCTGAGCGCCACACGGCACTACCAGGGCATGCCCCCATCACTGACCCAGCTGCGCTGTCACGCCCAGTGTGCACCCGCTGCCACGCCGGCCCCCGACCTCGCCCCCAAGTCTACCTCCTGCGAGAAGCTGCCAGCCACGCCCCCAGCCTCACTGCTGCAGGGCCAGAGCCAAATCCGTATGTGCAAGCCGCCGGGTGCGTGTGCACCGG GTGACCGGCTGCGGCAGACGGAGAACCGGGCCACCCGCTGCAAGGTAGAGCGTCTGCAGCTGCTGCTCCAGCAGAAGCGGCTCCGCCGGAAGGCCCGGCGCGACGCCCGGGGCCCCTACCACTGGCCGCCCAGCCGCAAGGCCGGCCGCAGCGACAGCAGCGGTGGCAGCGGCGGCAGCAGCCCCAGCGAGGCCGCAGGCCTGGGCCTCGACTTTGAGGACTCCGTCTGGAAGCCGGAAGTGAACCCCGACATCAAGTCCGAGTTCGTAGTGGCTTAG
- the MIDN gene encoding midnolin isoform X5, with the protein MEPQPGGARSCRRGAPGGACELGSAAEAAPMSLAIHSTTGTRYELSVPPDETVDGLRKRLSQRLKVPKERLALLHKDTRLSSGKLQEFGVGDGSKLTLVPTVEAGLMSQASRPEQSVMQALESLTETQVSDFLSGRSPLTLALRVGDHMMFVQLQLAAQHAPLQHRHVLATAAAARGDPNATTPVTSPCRPVSSAARVPPVPSSPAPVSPSPVTAGSFRSHAASTTCPKMDCSPPASGSASSTSTPGGSPAPRPRKPGAVIESFVNHAPGVFSGTFSGTLHPNCQDSSGRPRRDIGTILQILNDLLSATRHYQGMPPSLTQLRCHAQCAPAATPAPDLAPKSTSCEKLPATPPASLLQGQSQIRMCKPPGACAPGDRLRQTENRATRCKVERLQLLLQQKRLRRKARRDARGPYHWPPSRKAGRSDSSGGSGGSSPSEAAGLGLDFEDSVWKPEVNPDIKSEFVVA; encoded by the exons ATGGAGCCGCAGCCCGGCGGCGCGCGGAGCTGCCGGCGCGGGGCCCCCGGCGGCGCCTGCGAGCTGGGCTCGGCGGCTGAGGCGGCGCCCATGAGCTTGGCCATCCACAGCACGACGGGCACCCGCTACGAGCTGTCGGTGCCGCCTGACGAGACGGTAGACGGGCTGCGCAAGCGGCTGTCCCAGCGCCTCAAAGtgcccaaggagcgcctggcgctgCTCCACAAAGACAC cCGGCTCAGTTCGGGGAAGCTGCAGGAGTTTGGCGTGGGGGATGGCAGCAAGCTGACGTTGGTGCCCACGGTGGAGGCTGGCCTCATG TCCCAGGCCTCACGACCGGAACAGTCGGTGATGCAGGCCCTGGAGAGCTTGACCGAGACCCAG GTCAGTGACTTCCTGTCTGGTCGCTCTCCGCTGACCCTGGCGCTGCGCGTAGGTGATCACATGATGTTCGTCCAGCTGCAGCTTGCCGCCCAGCACGCTCCTCTGCAGCATCGGCATGTGTTAGCCACAGCCGCTGCAGCCCGCGGAGACCCCAACGCAACCACCCCTGTGACCTCACCTTGCCGGCCCGTGTCCAGCGCTGCCCGTGTCCCCCCAGTGCCCAGCAGTCCTGCCCCTGTGTCCCCCTCACCAGTGACAGCCGGCTCCTTTCGATCCCATGCAGCTTCTACCACCTGTCCCAAG ATGGACTGTTCCCCCCCTGCCAGCGGCAGTGCCAGCAGCACATCCACCCCTGGGGGcagccccgccccccgcccccgcaagcCTGGCGCTGTTATCGAAAGCTTCGTGAACCACGCCCCAGGGGTCTTCTCAGGGACCTTCTCTG GCACGCTGCACCCCAATTGTCAGGACAGCAGCGGGCGGCCGCGACGTGACATCGGCACCATCCTGCAGATCCTCAACGACCTCCTGAGCGCCACACGGCACTACCAGGGCATGCCCCCATCACTGACCCAGCTGCGCTGTCACGCCCAGTGTGCACCCGCTGCCACGCCGGCCCCCGACCTCGCCCCCAAGTCTACCTCCTGCGAGAAGCTGCCAGCCACGCCCCCAGCCTCACTGCTGCAGGGCCAGAGCCAAATCCGTATGTGCAAGCCGCCGGGTGCGTGTGCACCGG GTGACCGGCTGCGGCAGACGGAGAACCGGGCCACCCGCTGCAAGGTAGAGCGTCTGCAGCTGCTGCTCCAGCAGAAGCGGCTCCGCCGGAAGGCCCGGCGCGACGCCCGGGGCCCCTACCACTGGCCGCCCAGCCGCAAGGCCGGCCGCAGCGACAGCAGCGGTGGCAGCGGCGGCAGCAGCCCCAGCGAGGCCGCAGGCCTGGGCCTCGACTTTGAGGACTCCGTCTGGAAGCCGGAAGTGAACCCCGACATCAAGTCCGAGTTCGTAGTGGCTTAG